The Elaeis guineensis isolate ETL-2024a chromosome 13, EG11, whole genome shotgun sequence genome includes a region encoding these proteins:
- the LOC105060875 gene encoding uncharacterized protein — translation MACINMFNSEHQGLCGVPAAPPMSPRISFSNDFVGDPPLAPRGPPPPSDPNFEFSVGSHHMIAADQIFFKGRLLPLKENQQYCTGPQRLTTLRDELRAHDDGDGRPPKGSIRWKELLGLRKAHCPTGKKNDKNDGAMEAAEVHLGKSAQEL, via the exons ATGGCATGCATTAATATGTTCAACTCCGAGCACCAGGGTTTGTGCGGGGTGCCGGCGGCTCCGCCGATGAGCCCTCGCATCTCCTTCTCCAACGACTTCGTCGGGGATCCTCCGCTTGCCCCACGCGGTCCTCCACCGCCGTCTGATCCCAACTTCGAGTTCTCCGTGGGCAGCCACCACATGATCGCGGCCGACCAGATCTTCTTCAAGGGGCGGCTCCTCCCCCTCAAGGAGAACCAGCAGTATTGCACCGGCCCCCAGCGGCTGACCACACTCCGCGACGAGCTTCGTGCCCATGACGACGGCGATGGCCGGCCGCCCAAGGGTTCCATCAGGTGGAAGGAGCTACTCGGGCTCAGGAAGGCGCACTGCCCCACGGGCAAAAAGAATGATAAGAACGATGGAGCAATGGAGGCTGCAGAGGTGCATCTTGGCAAGTCTGCGCAG GAGCTATGA